In the genome of Polyangia bacterium, the window AACTCAGAACGCGGACCTTGCGGTTACCGCGACACCACCAGCAGCCGCGCGCCCGCCACGATCGCGCCCAGCGCGAACGCCACCGCCACCGCTGCCGGTCGAAACGTCGCCGCGTAGGCGGCGGAGGCGACGGCCGCGGCCCACATCAAACTTTCGCCGGCGAATGCCTGCGCCCAGCGCGGGCGCGGCGCCGCAGTCGAGGTCGGCGGCGCCGGTCCCCAGGTGGGCCACAGGCGTGGCACGGTCAGGAACTGGCGGAAGGCGTCGCCGTGCTCGTCCGCCAGGTGCGCCTCCTCGCGGCCGATCAGGCGGCGCACGAAGATGAACAGCCCCGTCATCAAAACGACGAAGCCGATCCGGCTGGCCCAAAGACCGATCCCGGCGGCGACCAGAAAATTGCCCAGGTAAAGCGGGTTGCGGACAAAACGATACGGGCCGACGATGACCAGGCGCTGGGTGTGCAGGCGCGCGTCCATCATGGTGTCGGCGTTCAGGTACGCGGTGGCCCAGCTGCGCAACGCCGCGCCGGCAGTGACCAGCGCGGCGCCGACGGCGTAGGCGACGTGGCGGGTCAGGGTTCCCGAAGACGGCAACCCGGCGGCGGCCAGGCAGCTGGCCAGCCACTGTCCGGCGCTTTGCCGATCGATCCACGAACAGGCGAAGCCGAGGCCGAAGATTCCGCCGATGAACCACATGCGGTGGCGAAACTCGCCCTCGCTGGCGATGGTCCAGGGGCGGTGGCGTCCGGGTTTCATTGCTGGCTCCGCACAAAATCGCCGGCGCGCGCGATGGCGGCCCGGGCCTGGGGCAAGACGCTGCTGAAGGCGGGAAACACATGGACCATGTTGCCTTCGATGTGGTGCACGACGCGCACGCCGGCGGCGGCGGCGAGGGCCGCCAGCTGCTGGTTGTCGGACAGCAACAACTCGGCGCCGCCACTTTCGACGAACAGCGACGGCAGTCCGCGCAGGTCGGCGTGAATGACGGACGCCCGGGCGTGGGCGACGTCGGCGCCGTTCAAATAACGTTCGGCGCTCTGTCCCAGGGCCGGCGCAGTCAGATAATCGAACGGGGCGTTCTGCTCGATTGATTCGCCCGGGCAGGCGAGATCGGTCCACGGCGAAAACAGCAACAACGCGCGCGGCAGCGGCAGCCCGGCGTCGCGCGCCTGCACCGCCGACGCCAGCGCCAGCGCGCCGCCGGCCGAATCGCCCGCCAGAAAAAAGCGGCCCGGCGAAAGACCGTCGGCCAGCAAGGCGCGATAGGCGGCGTCGGCGTCGTCGGCGGCGGCCGGGAACGGATGCTCGGGCGCCTTTCGGTAGTCGACGGCCACCACCCGAGCGCCGGCGGCGATGGCCAGGCGGGCGATCAGATCGCGGTGGGTCGCCGGCGAGCCGATGACGTATCCGCCGCCGGGAAAATAAAGCAGGGTGGGATGCGCGCCTTCGCTCCATCCGACGGGCGTGGAGATTTCCGTCGGCCGACCGCCCAGGGTTGTCGATGCGTGCAGGATCTGCGCGCGGCTTTGCCGGTTGACGGGCGCGGCGGGCAACGATCGGCGCAGCATCGCCGGCGGCAGGGTCACGCCGCTGCGGATGGTCCGGCGAATCAGCGCGACGGCCAGTTCAAACAGAAACGGCCAGCCGGCGAGGCGCGGGCCGCGATACAGTCGCCGCGCCGTCGTGATCACGACGGTCCAGGTGACGCCGAGTGCCAGACGCAGAAAGACCACGCGCGCGCATGAAGATAACACCGCGACGTCGCGGCTACGGCTTTGCCGTTCTGTTCGGCCTCGGCCTGCTGTGCAGCTTGCCGGCGCTGACGGCGGGTTTTTACGCTGACGATTATGTGCAGCTTACCAAGCTGGAATCGCCGACGCCTCTTTCCGCGCGGCTTTCGTCGTTGTTCACGTTTTCCCCGGGCGGCGCGGCGACCAGCGATCTGATTGCCAGCGGCCAGCTGCCGTGGTGGACGTCGCCGCAGTTTCAGGTGCGGTTTTTTCGCCCGCTGTCGGCGGCGCTGATGATCGCCGACCACGCTCTGTTTGGTCTGCGGCCGCTGGGCTATCACCTGCACAACCTGCTGTGGTGGCTGCTGTGGCTGGCCGGGACCGCGCTGTTGTTCCGGCGCGTCCTGTCGCCGCCGCTGGCCTTGCTGGCGTTCGCGGTGTTCGCCGTCGACGACGCGCACTGGCTGCCCATCGGCTGGATCGCCGCGCGCAACGCGACGGTGGCGATGACCTGCGTGGTGTGGGGGCTACTCGGGTACCTGCGCTACCGCGAGGAAGACTGGCGGCCGGGCATCGTTCTCGCCGTCGGGGCGTGGGCGCTGGGATTGCTGGCGGGCGAGGCGGCGGTGTCCGGTCTGATGTACGTCGTTGCTTATGAGTTGACGGCGGGCGGGTCCGGGCGCGATGGGTCACTCTGGCGGCGCGTGCGGTCCTTGGTGCCGGTCGGGATCTTGCTGATCGGCTACGCGGCGCTTTATCGCCTGACCGGATCAGGTGTGCGCGGCTCGGGCGCGTACATCGATCCGGTTCGCGACGGCGCGGCGTTCTTGGGCGCAGCGGCGCAGCGCGTGCCGGCGCAGTTTGGCGCGCTGGTCTTTGGGGCGCCGCTGGATCTGTGGCTGCTGCCGCCGCTGCAGCCGATCTTGATCGCCATCGGCGTCGTCGCGGTGGTGGCCACCATGCCCTGGTTTCGGGCCACGGCGCGCGCCTTGCCGGCCCCGGATCAGCGCGGCGCGCGCTGGTTGGCCTGGGGCGCGGCACTTGGTCTGTTGCCGACCTCGGCGGGACTGCTGGGCGAGCGCTCGATCGCCGCGGCCAGCGTCGGCGGCGCGGTGCTGGTGGCGGCGCTGCTGCGGCAAACGAAAGCCTGGCAGCGCGCTTCGCGCTCGATCGCCGCGCCCGACGACAAATCGCTCCGGTCGCGCCGGCTGCGGCGGGTGGGGCTTTTCATTGGGCTTTGGGCGCTGGCGCTTCCCAACCTGGTGCTGGCCGCGCCGTGGCTGGTGACGAAGCTGCTGTTCATGCGCTGGAACGGCCACCTCGTGGAACACGTGGCCGAGACCGCCGTCGCCGGGGCGGGGCCGGCTCGGCGAACGGTGTTGCTGTGGTCCGACGATGCGTTCGTTGGCTCGTACACGCCGATCGTCGCCCGTCTTGGCCATCCGGACGCGCTGCCTTCGTTTCGGGTCATGGCCATGGCGCCGGTGGATCTGGAGATCACGCGGGTCGCGCCCGACACGTTGGAGCTCGGGTGCGTGGGCGCGCCGCTTTTGGCCAGCGAATGGGAGCGGCTGTTCCGCACGCCGGCCCAGCCATTGGTGGCGGGAATGACGCTGCCGCTCGACGGCGTGACCGTCCGGGTGGTCGCGGACGTCGGCGGTCGTCCATCGCGGGTGCAATTTCGTTTCGTGGTTCCTCTTGACGATCCGTCGCTGCGTTTCCTGGAATGGCGCGGCCGGCGCCTGGTTTCCGCCGAATTACCGCCGCTTGGCCAGACGCGGCGTCTTTACCGCAGCCCGCCGCTGATCGCCGCCGACGACCACAACCGCCTATTAAATCATGGTCAATAGTTGTATAAACGGGCGCAGGTCGCGCGACCTCGTGAGGGAGGGGAAGTTTCCATGACCACGTCCGGTCGCAAGCTGTCGGCCCGTTACCGCCGGCTTCGTTCCATCTCGGTGGACGATATCAACGAGATGCACAAGCTGTTCTCGGCCTTTTACGAGAACGCCGACGCGCCGACGTTCCTGCGTGACCTGGCCAGGAAAGACGGAGCCATCATCGTCCGCGATCGGCAGACCAAACGGATCTGCGGGTTCACCACGATCAAGAAGGTCAGCCTGTGGGACGGCCGCCGGCGGGCGGTGGGCGTGTTCAGCGGTGACACCGTCATGGAACCGTCGTGCTGGGGCGATCGCGCGCTGAAGGATGCCTTCGCTCGCCATCTGCTTTTCCTGTGGCTGACGTCGCCGGGCGTGCCGCTTTACTGGCTGTTGATCTCGAAGGGCTACAAGACGTACATGTTGCTGGCGAACAACTTCGTCAATTTTCATCCCCGCCCCGACGGCGGGCGCGATCCCCGGCTGGAACGTCTGGTGCATGACTACACCGACAAGCTGTTTCCAGGGAAATACGATCCGCGACGAGGGATTCTGGATTTTGGCGCCGGCTCGCAGCGGCTGCGCGAGGACGTCGCGCCGATTACCCCGGAGATGCGGCTGCACAATCCGGTGATAAATTATTTCGAGCGCACCAATCCCGGCTGGCGCGTCGGGCACGAGCTGCCGTGCATCGCCGAGATCTCGATCTCGTTGTTGCGTCCGTACCTGTTCAAGGAACGGCTGAAGGCGGCAGCGTCAGCGTCGGCCGCGTCGCTGCCGCCAATCGCCGCGTCGTCCTCGCCTTCAGATGCCTGGTCGACGGTCGCCGACGAACCGGGGGACGGGCCGCTCTCGGTCGCCGAAAAATGAACCCGCCGCAGGCGCGGCTAGCGCGGGGTGCCCGCTTGATCTCGCACGGTGCTGCGTTGCTGGCTTGCCGCCCCGCGGCCCGCGCCTTCGATCGCGCCTTGCGCGACATCGAAGGTACCCAGGCGCGCAACCTGCAGCGGATCATGGCCGGTATCGCCGGGACCGCTCAGGCGCAGCGTTTGCGGTTGCGGCCCGGCATTGGACCGGCTGACTTTCGCGCGCGGGTGCCCGAGGCCGCCTACGACGACGTGGCCGAATCGATCGACCGGCAACGCGGTGGCGCGCCCGGCGAGCTGACCGTCGAACCGTGCGCGCGCTATCAACCAACCAGCGGCTCCAGCGCGCGGGTGAAATGGATCCCGTACACGGCGGCCTTCCTGGCCGAGCTGGATGCGGCGATCTCGCCCTGGGGTTTTGATCTCTACCAAAGCACGCCGGCGGTTCGGCGCGGGCGTCACTACTGGTCGCTGTCGTGGTTGCCGACCAGCCTGCGCGCGGGCGCCCACGCCGCGCCCACGAACGTGAACGACGATCGACAGCTGTTGTCGCCGGTCAAGCGGGCGTTCACCGCGCTGACGGCGGCGGTGCCGCCCTGGGTGGCGACCACCGATTCGTCCGATGATTCGTTCTTCGCCACCACCTGCTTTCTGGCGGCGGCCGATGATCTGACCCTGCTGTCGGTGTGGAGCCCGACCTTCGCGCTCAACCTGCTCGAGCGTCTGACCGCCGACCGGGCGGCCATCGCCGACGTCCTGGAGCGCGGCGCCTGGGACGAAGCGCATGGGCATTTCACCGCGCCGGCGCCGCGCGCGTCGCGGGCGGCGGCGTTGTTGCGCGCGTGGTCCGGCGAAGAGGCGCCGGAATTTTTCCGCCAGCTCTGGCCATCACTGGCCCTGGTCAGCGCGTGGGACACGGCGGGCTCGGCGCGCTGGGCCGCCGCGCTGGCGGCGTTGCTTCCGCAGGCACGTTTTCAAGGCAAGGGTCTGTGGGCCACCGAGGGCGTCGTGACGATTCCGTACCGGGGCCGTTATCCGCTGGCCGTTCGCAGCCACTATTTTGAATTCGTCGATCTCGACAGCGGCCAGGCGTGCTTTGCCTGGGAATTGCGTCCCGGCCAGACGGTGCGGCCGCTCTTGACCACCGGCGGTGGTTTGCTGCGCTATCGACTGGAGGATCGCCTGCTGGTGCGCGATTTTCTGGGCGCCACGCCGTGCTTTGAATATCTCGGCCGACTGGCCGACGTGGATATGGTGGGCGAGAAGATGAGCCCGCAAGCGGCCCGCGCCGGCCTGGACGCGCTGGCCGGCCAGGACACCGCCTGTCGCCCGCTGAGCCTGCTGGCCGTCACGCCGCCCGGCACCGCGGAAAAGCCCCGCTATGTGGCGCTGTGCGAAGGCGAGCGTTCGGTCGGCGCCGACGACGAGCGGCGGGGCGCCCTCCTCGATCGATCGCTGCGCGCCGTGTTTCATTACAACCTGGCCCGCGACCTGGGACAGCTGGCGGCGGCGTGCGTGCTGACGCTGGCCGATGCGCGCCGCCTATATGAAGACATCGGCGCTGCCCGGGGCATGATCAGCGGCAACATGAAGATCGAACCGCTTCTGCTTTGCGACGACGCGCGTTCCGCCGCGCTGGTCAGTGAACGAATCGCCGGCGCGATCGGCCGAGGGACGTAAATGGATCTCGCCTCGTACGTCGCGCGCTATCCGAATGTTCGCGTGGCCACCCGGGCCGACAACGAATTGATCCTGGGTTTTTACCGCACGCTGGGCATGCAGGGCGGCGGGTTCAACATCCTGTTCGTCAAGGATCCGGACTACTTTCGTTTCCTCGACTTTGAAAGCGCCGGCCACGCCGCCTGCGTGGTGCAGGACGACGACGGCAAGGTCGAGGGCATGTTCGCCTTCGGCATCCGGCCTTGTTACGTCGACGGCCAGCCGACGCACGTGGTGCACGTCTCCGATCTGCGCTTCGCCTCCAGCCGCAAGCGCAAGAGCAAGTTCGACTGGAAGCTGATGGCCCGCGATCTCGTCGAGGAGCTGCCGCTGGTCGACGAGTTCAAGGGCGCCCGGCACCTGCTGGGCTCGTTCGTGATGGCCAACGCGAAAGCCCGCCAGGCCATCGCCTCGCAAAAGGCGCCGTTCGACATCAGCCCCATCGCCAACTATCAGATGGTCAGCTTGCTGGCGCGCAAGCCGCTGCAGTGGGCGGGCTGGCGGCGTTCGAAGGCGGCGCGAAAATGGCAGGTTTCGCGCGGGAGCGCCGACGATCGCGAGCCGCTGCGCGCGTTCCTCGATCGGCAAAACCGCCGCCGGGCCCTGGGCTACGTGTTCGCCGGGCCCGACGACGAGCTCGACCGGCGCCTGCGGGTCTGGGATCGCTTCAGCATGGAATCGTTCTTCGTCGCTCGGGCCGGCGACGGTGCGGACGCCGGCG includes:
- a CDS encoding isoprenylcysteine carboxylmethyltransferase family protein is translated as MKPGRHRPWTIASEGEFRHRMWFIGGIFGLGFACSWIDRQSAGQWLASCLAAAGLPSSGTLTRHVAYAVGAALVTAGAALRSWATAYLNADTMMDARLHTQRLVIVGPYRFVRNPLYLGNFLVAAGIGLWASRIGFVVLMTGLFIFVRRLIGREEAHLADEHGDAFRQFLTVPRLWPTWGPAPPTSTAAPRPRWAQAFAGESLMWAAAVASAAYAATFRPAAVAVAFALGAIVAGARLLVVSR
- a CDS encoding alpha/beta hydrolase fold domain-containing protein — its product is MVFLRLALGVTWTVVITTARRLYRGPRLAGWPFLFELAVALIRRTIRSGVTLPPAMLRRSLPAAPVNRQSRAQILHASTTLGGRPTEISTPVGWSEGAHPTLLYFPGGGYVIGSPATHRDLIARLAIAAGARVVAVDYRKAPEHPFPAAADDADAAYRALLADGLSPGRFFLAGDSAGGALALASAVQARDAGLPLPRALLLFSPWTDLACPGESIEQNAPFDYLTAPALGQSAERYLNGADVAHARASVIHADLRGLPSLFVESGGAELLLSDNQQLAALAAAAGVRVVHHIEGNMVHVFPAFSSVLPQARAAIARAGDFVRSQQ
- a CDS encoding GH3 auxin-responsive promoter family protein, whose protein sequence is MISHGAALLACRPAARAFDRALRDIEGTQARNLQRIMAGIAGTAQAQRLRLRPGIGPADFRARVPEAAYDDVAESIDRQRGGAPGELTVEPCARYQPTSGSSARVKWIPYTAAFLAELDAAISPWGFDLYQSTPAVRRGRHYWSLSWLPTSLRAGAHAAPTNVNDDRQLLSPVKRAFTALTAAVPPWVATTDSSDDSFFATTCFLAAADDLTLLSVWSPTFALNLLERLTADRAAIADVLERGAWDEAHGHFTAPAPRASRAAALLRAWSGEEAPEFFRQLWPSLALVSAWDTAGSARWAAALAALLPQARFQGKGLWATEGVVTIPYRGRYPLAVRSHYFEFVDLDSGQACFAWELRPGQTVRPLLTTGGGLLRYRLEDRLLVRDFLGATPCFEYLGRLADVDMVGEKMSPQAARAGLDALAGQDTACRPLSLLAVTPPGTAEKPRYVALCEGERSVGADDERRGALLDRSLRAVFHYNLARDLGQLAAACVLTLADARRLYEDIGAARGMISGNMKIEPLLLCDDARSAALVSERIAGAIGRGT